The segment AACGGTGGAATCGGCGAAGGAGCGCACGCCGCGATTGGATTGGGCGGGGCTGATGCGCCGTACTTTCGCGCTGGATGTCTTCGTCTGCGCTCGGTGTGGAGACCATCAACAGCCGCAGGAGGGTGCTGTCATACCTGACGACCCCCGGTGGAAAGACGCGGGCTTTCGAGTTCCTCGAACACGGAGAAGCGCAGGATTGGGCAGCTGCTCTGTGTTGTTCGCCTGAGAGGAAGACTGGCGCACGGGAAGGAGGTGCATTTTCACCCATCTCTTCTGTCGTTGAACTCATGCGTCAGGGAATGCCCACCGGCTGGTTGTGCTTGCGCATCAGGGCGCGCAGCCACTCCAGGGTCGCAAGGGAGTGTTCAGAAGTGCTCATAAGCACTGAGGATCCATAGATCTGAGACTGACCTTGGATGTTGATGCTTCTCACGAATCGCTGAATGACCGTTTTTGTTTCTGCGACGCAACGGTGGCGGTTCGAGGAGTTCACCCCATGCTGACGTATGCGCTTCTCCTGGTCGTGACCACGGCCATGCCCCCGCCAGGCCTCTCCATGTCACCGCTCAATGGTTTGGTCTACAGCGGTGACCCCGTGGGATATCCGCTCACGGTTGGGGCATATGCCATTGCTCCCTATACCCCCTTGGAGATTCAAGTGCTCAAGAGGCCCGGGCTGGACCCGACCTTGGATGCCAATTGGGTTGTTTTGGCGACCATGAACACGGACCCGCTTCCCATCAGGTGGAATGCAAACTCACCCGTCACGCTCTACTACGCCGTCACGCAGGTCACGCCCGTCCCCAGCAATCCCACTCCAGAGCAGGCCGCACGCTGGCCGCCCGGCAAGTTCGTGCAACTGCGAATCCTCGCCAAGGACTATCCAGGCAATCAGGTGCTCCCAACCTTCGACGTCGCTACCTTTTTCCAGTGCTCCAACGACAACCTCGAGACGAACTGGGTAGATTTCGTGACGATATGTGGGTCGGCATTTCCAGGGGCTGCCGTGATGTCTACCGTCAACAACCCCGCGGATCTTCACGCGGGCGTCAACACGTACAACTACCTGGGCAGGAAAGGGGATGCGACGCAGTTGGCGACGCTCCTGTACTACGCCACGTCCGGACTCCCCTCCACCCTGAATGGCTTCAAGCAGCAGTACGACTTCCCCACGAATGAGGCGAGTGCCGTCTACTACAACGAAGCTGACCTCGGCTTCGGGCGCGAGATGCATTGCAAGTCCTTTGACACGCTCCTCGGGACGGGTGTTGCATGTTACGTGAACAACTACGGCACCAATGCCCGGCAGGCGGCATTTCCCGCGGATCCGATGAAGGCCCTCACCCTGGCCCACGGAGGGCATGACGCGTTCGCTACGGTGGCAATGGTGTACACTCCGCCCAATCTCGTTGATGCCATCAAGTTCATCGTGTACGACGCCAATGGTCAGCAGTTGACCACTGCGCCGCTCGACTCTACGGGCGCGCACGCATCGGTGCCGAACAATTGCTTGGGGTGTCACGGTCTGAATTCGACCGCCTACCTCGTGCAGAACCCCGCGCTCATCACGGTCAGTCAGGACGCCCGGTTCCTCCCGTTCGATCCGTTCTCCTTCAAGTATCTGGGCGAAGGTGACTCCCAGGCGCAGCGCGAAGGCTTTCGAAAGCTGAACGCGCTCGTCGCACTCACTCCCATGTCTCCTGCGACCAGTCAGTTCATCCAGGGCCTCTATGGTGGAAAGCAGCCGTCGGACCCGACCGCGGTCGCCACGGATCGCTTCATTCCTTTCGCCTGGAATACAAACAATGCCGACCGGACCATCTATATGGGTGTCGTCAAGCCATTCTGTCGCGGGTGTCACATGACGAGCACGTCGAGCTCTCTCGACTTCGACAGCCCAAGCGATTTCGCGCCCCAGTACGTCCATGAGGCCCCATGCTCTTCAAGCCATCTCATGCCGCACGCCGAGCAAACACTCCGACTCTTCTGGAACAGTGGTGCGCGTGCATATCTCACCCAGCGCTATCAGGTCGCGAACGCTTGCTCTCCATGAGTCGGAGCTGCATGCGGTGAGGATGCGGGTAGCGCCAGGAGCTACACGGTCGCCGCCGAGTTCGTTGTCCGTAAGGAGTCGTCGCTACCGCCCGTCCACGGGCGGGCTGCTCACGACGGGAGCGAGGAAGGCACAGGGCCTCGGTCCCACCGGTGCACGGTGAGCCGGATCTGAAGACCTGACGGCCGGCTTCCCGCGGTGAGCCCCTGGAAGCCGGCCGCGCATGCGGCGGACGTGTCAATCACCTGGCGGTTCGTAGGTGTGGTCTTTTGTCCGGCCACCAATGCCGAAGCGTCGCGCTTCCCTTGTGGCCTTGCCGCTGCCGGCTTTCTGGGGGCGCAGCCCGGCGGCGGCGGCTACAATGAATCGCCATGCAGCCCTCCGCACCCCAGGCCCGGCGCGAGCCGCGGTGTGTGTCGGCGGATGGGAAGACGGTCCTGCGCACATACTGCACCAGCCTGCCCGGAGAGGAGCGGCTGCTATGTGCGCGCTCCTCGACGTGGACGGCTTCCTCCGTGCCGTACTGAGGAGGTCGCCGGGCTCATCGCCCATCCGGTGCGGACGCCACCAATGGGGCCGCGCCGGACTGGCGCAGCAGCACGAGCGTGCCCGCGACCAGCAGGGGACACGCGATGAGCAGCGTCACGTGCGCGGAGATGGAAAGGTCCGAGGAGGACATCCCGAAGCGCATGAGCAGGAAGGACGCCGCGTTGTTGAGGATGTGCACGAACACCGGCAGGCGCACGCTACCGGTGTGCTCGGCGAGCCAGCCTAAACCAACGTTCGCGATCTTCGATCGCGGTTGGAAGGCGAGCAGGCGTGGAATGGGCGGGAAGAAGAGGCAGGGGCGCTTCCCGTTCGGCTCTGTGTGAGCAGAAGACCTGAGAGCGAGAAGGCCCTGCCCCAGGACAAGGATAGGTTCTGGTTGAAGCGTCGGCAGCGCCAGGCGCTGCTGCGCTGGGGCGAGCTGAGCGGCTGCCCGCTCCCCCTGCGGCGATGCATGGCGGTCGCCGCGGTGGCGCGCGGAGCGTCGTGCAACGCCACTGCTCGCTTCCAGGGGTGTGCCACCTCCACTGTCGTCTGCGCCGTGCGTCGCTACCGGGAGGGCGGACGCGAAGCCCTGCGAGACAGGCGGGTGGCCAATGGCCAGCCCAAGGTCGACGACCGATTTCGCGAGAAACTCTCGCGCGTGCTGGTAGGCACGCCCGAGGACTGGAGCTGGTGTCGGCCCACCTGGACGCGGGAGTTGCTCTGCCTGGAACTCCAGCGCCGAGGCTTGCCGCGGGTGTCGGTGGCCACCATGGGCCGAGCGCTGGCCTCGCTCGGCGCCCGGCTCAAGGCGGCCAAGCCCATCGTCCAGTGTCCTTGGCCGGGGTGGAAGCGCCGCAGTCGGCTCTATGAATTGAAGTGCCTGGAGACGTACGCGCCGCCCGGCGAGCCGGTGCTCTACATGGATGAGGTGGACATCCGCCTCAATCCCAAGGTGGGCCGCGACTGGTGTCGGCCCGGGCAGCGCCGGGTGGTGGTGACGCCGGGCAACAACCAGAAGCGCTACCTGGCCGGAGCGCTCAATGCCCGGACCAGGAAGCTGACGTGGGTGGAGGGCAGGTCCAAGGCCAGCGCCCTCTTCATCCAGTTGCTCTGGCGCCTGGCGAGCGAATACCCACGGGCCCGCCGCCTCCACCTCATCCTGGACAACGCCTCGGTCCACAGCAGCAAGAAGACACTCAAGGCCCTCGCGCAGCTCGGCGGGCGCATCGTGCTCCACTTCCTGCCGCCGCACTGCCCGGAGGGCAATCGCATCGAGCGCGTGTGGCTGGACCTGCACGCCAACGTCACCCGCAATCACCGCTGCCGCACCATGGCCCGACTCATGGACCGGGTGCATGCCTACCTCGCCGCACGCAACACCCAACGCTCCGCCAGTCCATCCCTGCGCCGAGCCGACCTCAGGCGCACCGCCTGAGGCCGTTCGAGGATCACGATCCTCGGTTTAGCGATTACGAGGTAGCGGCGCGATGGCCCCGG is part of the Myxococcus stipitatus genome and harbors:
- a CDS encoding IS630 family transposase — encoded protein: MKRRQRQALLRWGELSGCPLPLRRCMAVAAVARGASCNATARFQGCATSTVVCAVRRYREGGREALRDRRVANGQPKVDDRFREKLSRVLVGTPEDWSWCRPTWTRELLCLELQRRGLPRVSVATMGRALASLGARLKAAKPIVQCPWPGWKRRSRLYELKCLETYAPPGEPVLYMDEVDIRLNPKVGRDWCRPGQRRVVVTPGNNQKRYLAGALNARTRKLTWVEGRSKASALFIQLLWRLASEYPRARRLHLILDNASVHSSKKTLKALAQLGGRIVLHFLPPHCPEGNRIERVWLDLHANVTRNHRCRTMARLMDRVHAYLAARNTQRSASPSLRRADLRRTA